A genomic segment from Leptolyngbya boryana PCC 6306 encodes:
- a CDS encoding uracil-DNA glycosylase, protein MANDEQISLFDIPAAEPSAPPSFDPELIPTSAKIPIPTGTYQTMEAMGAHCNRCHRCDLGASRTHAVIGRGNLKAPIMIVGEGPGQTEDETGMPFVGKSGQLLDRILASVNLTTEEDVFICNVVKCRPPENRTPTTDEAAACSGYLAEQIRMVDPKIILLTGATAMKALVGIKQGITKVRGQWIEKDDRFYMPIFHPAYLLRNQSREKGQPKWLMWQDIQAVRAKLDQLRGAD, encoded by the coding sequence ATGGCGAACGACGAACAAATTAGCCTGTTTGATATCCCTGCTGCTGAACCCTCTGCTCCACCCAGTTTTGACCCGGAGTTGATTCCGACGAGTGCCAAGATTCCGATTCCAACAGGGACGTATCAAACGATGGAAGCGATGGGCGCACATTGTAATCGCTGTCATCGCTGCGACTTGGGTGCGTCTCGAACTCATGCAGTCATTGGACGTGGCAATCTGAAAGCGCCGATCATGATTGTCGGGGAAGGGCCTGGACAGACTGAGGATGAGACGGGAATGCCCTTTGTCGGAAAATCGGGGCAGTTGCTCGATCGCATTCTGGCTTCAGTGAATCTCACGACCGAAGAAGATGTCTTTATCTGTAACGTCGTCAAATGTCGTCCCCCTGAAAATCGCACGCCAACGACGGATGAGGCAGCGGCTTGCAGTGGCTACTTGGCCGAACAAATTCGCATGGTCGATCCGAAAATTATTCTCTTAACTGGGGCAACAGCGATGAAAGCCCTAGTCGGAATCAAACAGGGAATCACCAAAGTTCGGGGACAGTGGATCGAAAAAGACGATCGCTTTTACATGCCAATCTTCCACCCGGCTTATCTGCTCAGAAACCAATCTCGTGAGAAAGGTCAACCGAAATGGCTGATGTGGCAAGATATTCAGGCAGTGCGAGCAAAACTCGATCAACTCAGAGGTGCAGATTAG
- a CDS encoding phosphoribosyltransferase, with product MFSSQLSSDTVLFDDRKDAGERLAHLVLEQAQSVDGSFIVYALPRGGVEIGAAIAQVLHCPLDILVAKKITRPENPELAIGAVTADGQVLRSVHSRIPGWEDALNRALAKAKGQFEQFRDRPNVTATGKIALLVDDGIATGMTISVAAKSLRKQEPKEIWICAPVAPQVMIRQLEGICDRVLVLATPEPFLSVSRFYRSFPQVEMESAIADLKRTLQS from the coding sequence ATGTTTTCTTCTCAATTGTCTTCGGATACCGTTTTATTTGACGATCGCAAAGATGCGGGGGAACGGCTGGCGCATTTGGTGTTGGAACAAGCGCAGTCGGTCGATGGATCATTTATCGTTTATGCGTTGCCCCGAGGCGGGGTGGAAATTGGTGCGGCGATCGCGCAGGTTTTACATTGTCCACTGGATATTTTGGTGGCGAAGAAGATTACGCGACCTGAAAATCCAGAATTAGCGATCGGGGCAGTGACCGCAGATGGACAAGTCTTAAGGTCGGTTCATTCGAGAATTCCAGGGTGGGAGGATGCGCTAAATCGCGCTTTGGCGAAAGCAAAAGGTCAGTTTGAGCAATTTCGCGATCGTCCGAATGTCACGGCAACGGGGAAAATTGCGCTGCTCGTCGATGACGGGATTGCGACAGGAATGACGATTTCAGTCGCAGCGAAATCGCTACGAAAACAAGAGCCAAAAGAGATTTGGATCTGTGCGCCAGTTGCGCCGCAAGTGATGATCCGCCAACTTGAAGGGATTTGCGATCGCGTTTTAGTACTGGCAACCCCGGAACCGTTTTTAAGTGTGAGTCGATTTTATCGATCGTTTCCGCAGGTGGAGATGGAAAGTGCGATCGCGGACTTGAAAAGAACTTTGCAAAGCTGA
- the hpsP gene encoding hormogonium polysaccharide biosynthesis glycosyltransferase HpsP, whose protein sequence is MKILQIVPSISLVYGGPSQMVLGLSSALAKAGVEITIATTNSNGDVGQAPLDVPLGVPVAQNGYEIYYFRCSPFRRYKFSIELLQWLHKNAKAYDLAHIHALFSPVSSCSAAIARSQQLPYILRPLGTLDPADLQKKRQLKRLYAAVLERPNLAGAAAIHFTSEQEAKTSERFNTVTRDVVLPLGVSLPLSASNSIHEKYGIPTNKPILLFMSRIDPKKGLDLLLPALENLDSDFHFVLAGGNPQDPSYEATIRDRIQQSQLKDKTSIVGFVTGSEKTALLEAADLFILPSYYENFGIAVAEAMSVGTPVVISDQVHIWQDIERSRSGWIAQCNVESLTQALKEALANRVEQIQRGKNAQIFAQQNYSWDGIAQQVIKTYQDLI, encoded by the coding sequence ATGAAAATCTTACAAATCGTTCCATCAATCTCTTTAGTTTATGGCGGGCCTAGTCAAATGGTGCTGGGGCTTTCAAGCGCACTGGCAAAAGCTGGTGTCGAGATTACAATCGCGACAACCAACTCTAACGGTGATGTCGGACAAGCCCCACTGGATGTCCCTTTAGGTGTTCCCGTTGCTCAAAACGGCTATGAAATTTACTACTTTCGATGCTCCCCATTTCGACGGTATAAATTCTCGATCGAGCTTCTCCAATGGCTTCACAAAAACGCCAAAGCTTACGATCTTGCACACATTCACGCACTCTTCTCTCCTGTGAGTTCGTGCTCGGCCGCCATTGCGCGATCGCAGCAGCTACCTTACATTCTTCGACCTCTCGGAACCCTCGATCCGGCTGACTTACAGAAAAAACGCCAGCTCAAGCGTCTTTATGCAGCAGTGCTAGAACGTCCCAACTTAGCCGGAGCCGCAGCAATTCATTTCACCAGCGAGCAAGAAGCGAAAACTTCAGAGCGATTCAATACAGTGACTCGCGATGTCGTGTTGCCATTAGGAGTCAGCTTGCCGCTTTCTGCATCGAATTCAATTCATGAGAAATATGGCATTCCCACGAACAAGCCAATTCTGCTTTTCATGTCTCGAATCGATCCCAAAAAAGGATTAGATCTCTTACTCCCCGCGCTGGAAAATCTCGACTCAGACTTTCACTTTGTCCTAGCTGGCGGCAACCCTCAAGATCCAAGCTACGAAGCAACGATTCGCGATCGCATTCAACAGTCTCAACTCAAAGACAAAACCTCGATCGTCGGCTTCGTCACAGGCAGTGAGAAAACTGCGCTACTCGAAGCAGCAGATTTGTTTATCTTACCGTCTTACTACGAAAATTTCGGCATTGCAGTCGCAGAAGCGATGAGTGTTGGAACGCCTGTCGTGATTTCAGATCAGGTTCATATCTGGCAAGACATTGAGCGATCGCGCTCTGGTTGGATCGCTCAATGCAATGTGGAGAGCCTAACGCAAGCTTTAAAAGAAGCACTAGCAAATCGCGTAGAACAAATCCAACGCGGTAAAAACGCCCAAATTTTTGCACAACAAAATTACAGTTGGGATGGGATCGCCCAACAAGTCATCAAAACCTACCAAGACTTGATATGA
- a CDS encoding ParE family toxin-like protein yields the protein MRYRATPDFWYCYRQLPEEIQELADRCYELLKQDSRYPLLHFKKVGQFWSVRIGLHYRALALEEGDDIAWFWIGTHAEYDQLLRG from the coding sequence GTGAGATATCGCGCGACTCCTGATTTCTGGTACTGCTATCGACAATTGCCCGAAGAAATTCAGGAACTTGCCGATCGCTGTTACGAATTACTCAAGCAGGATTCTCGCTATCCATTATTGCACTTCAAAAAAGTCGGGCAATTCTGGTCAGTCAGAATCGGGCTACACTATCGCGCACTAGCACTTGAAGAAGGTGACGACATTGCATGGTTTTGGATTGGAACCCATGCGGAATATGACCAACTCCTGCGGGGTTAA
- the hpsO gene encoding hormogonium polysaccharide biosynthesis glycosyltransferase HpsO: MKILVASHSYIVDLNCEKLRVLANLEPGIEVTIVVPKRWKPGGVMKDTIETRYREEGSFRVVPISNFSQNNQGLLTFGADLISLLKSFRPDIIQVEQGSKSFAYAQFITANRLLNLKAKNLFFTWWNLPYTLQFPVSLLETYNLKNTDGIVVGNQDGAKILRDRGYTKKMSIMPQLGVDESLFCPQSQPELSAKFGIQPDDFVVGFVGRFVPEKGILTLVKALENLRDRNWKLLLLGRGELKAEIQQQAEKFGFSDRLIWIESVPHAEVYRYINLMNTLVLPSETTYQFKTLTSVGWKEQFGHVLIEAMACQVPVIGSNSGEIPNVIADAGLVFPEGNVEQLSDRLARLIDDREFATDLGQRGYQRAMAKYTNRALAKELLEFYRSL; encoded by the coding sequence ATGAAAATTCTGGTTGCGAGTCATTCTTATATCGTCGATCTCAATTGTGAAAAGCTGCGAGTTTTAGCAAATTTAGAACCGGGAATCGAAGTCACGATCGTCGTTCCCAAACGTTGGAAACCGGGTGGCGTGATGAAAGATACAATCGAAACTCGCTATCGCGAAGAAGGATCGTTTCGAGTTGTTCCTATTTCTAATTTCAGTCAAAATAATCAGGGCTTACTCACATTTGGAGCCGATTTAATTTCGCTACTGAAGTCGTTTCGACCCGATATTATTCAAGTTGAGCAAGGGTCTAAGTCTTTTGCATATGCACAGTTTATTACTGCGAATCGACTCTTAAATTTGAAAGCCAAGAATCTCTTTTTTACCTGGTGGAATTTGCCTTATACGTTGCAGTTTCCGGTGTCATTACTTGAGACATACAATCTCAAAAATACAGACGGAATCGTGGTTGGAAATCAGGACGGAGCCAAGATTTTACGCGATCGCGGTTACACAAAAAAAATGAGCATCATGCCGCAGCTTGGTGTTGATGAATCTCTCTTTTGCCCTCAGTCTCAGCCGGAACTTTCTGCAAAATTCGGGATTCAGCCGGACGACTTTGTCGTGGGATTTGTTGGGCGATTTGTGCCTGAGAAAGGGATTTTGACGTTAGTGAAAGCATTGGAGAATCTTCGCGATCGCAATTGGAAACTGCTTCTACTCGGACGAGGTGAACTCAAAGCAGAAATCCAACAACAAGCTGAAAAATTCGGATTTAGCGACCGCTTGATTTGGATCGAAAGTGTTCCTCATGCCGAGGTTTATCGCTACATCAATTTGATGAATACCTTAGTTTTACCTTCTGAAACAACGTATCAGTTTAAAACATTAACTTCAGTTGGCTGGAAGGAACAATTCGGACATGTCTTGATCGAAGCAATGGCTTGTCAGGTTCCAGTGATTGGCTCGAATTCAGGCGAGATTCCGAATGTGATTGCCGATGCCGGCTTGGTATTTCCAGAAGGAAATGTCGAGCAATTGAGCGATCGACTAGCACGATTAATCGACGATCGTGAGTTCGCTACGGATTTGGGACAGCGAGGGTATCAGAGAGCAATGGCGAAATATACGAATCGGGCGTTAGCGAAGGAGTTGTTGGAGTTTTATCGATCGCTTTGA
- the hpsN gene encoding hormogonium polysaccharide biosynthesis glycosyltransferase HpsN yields the protein MTQPFISVVIPTYGREEPLRDTIIDVLKQDYPHYEVLVVDQTPVHEPDVQKFLEDLAEVGKIQWFKLDWASLPGARNYAVRRSQGEILLFIDDDVQLEPGYLAAHAKNYQRAEIGAVAGRVFDRMKLADFAPGLEIQDLPPEAHDPGIAWYHLNLVHTVKPQQVLSARGCNMSYRREVFEKHQIWFDERFRGSAVREESDFCLKLRKTGLMIWYDPEASLVHLGEETGGCHDISTKSLKYQMTFYHNHFLMGLNNLTVSQAARFFFRLFDCHVLGRPPCHKSGSPLKIITRFCFYSLGFLSAIATLIRSLWDDGQIYSRRDEVKR from the coding sequence ATGACTCAGCCCTTTATCTCGGTCGTCATTCCCACGTATGGGCGTGAAGAACCTCTGCGCGACACAATCATTGATGTTCTAAAACAAGATTATCCTCACTACGAAGTGCTAGTCGTCGATCAAACTCCTGTACATGAACCCGATGTGCAAAAGTTCCTCGAAGACCTAGCAGAAGTTGGGAAAATCCAGTGGTTTAAGCTCGATTGGGCAAGCTTACCAGGGGCGAGAAACTATGCGGTGCGGCGATCGCAAGGTGAGATCCTTCTCTTCATTGATGACGACGTGCAGTTAGAACCGGGATATCTAGCCGCACATGCCAAGAACTATCAGAGAGCAGAGATTGGTGCAGTTGCGGGCAGAGTCTTCGATCGTATGAAGCTGGCTGATTTTGCACCAGGGCTAGAGATTCAAGACTTACCACCCGAAGCACACGATCCTGGAATCGCTTGGTATCACTTAAATCTAGTCCATACTGTGAAACCGCAGCAGGTTTTGAGCGCGCGTGGGTGCAATATGTCTTATCGCCGCGAAGTATTTGAGAAACATCAGATTTGGTTTGATGAGCGGTTTCGGGGAAGTGCCGTTCGGGAAGAGTCTGACTTCTGTTTGAAATTGCGGAAGACGGGCTTGATGATTTGGTATGACCCAGAAGCTTCATTAGTGCATTTGGGTGAGGAAACGGGCGGCTGTCACGATATCAGTACGAAGTCGCTGAAATATCAGATGACCTTCTATCACAATCATTTTTTGATGGGATTGAACAATCTAACCGTTTCGCAAGCTGCGCGTTTCTTTTTCCGATTGTTTGACTGTCATGTGTTGGGTCGTCCGCCTTGTCACAAAAGTGGTTCACCGCTCAAAATCATCACGAGATTTTGCTTTTATTCATTGGGATTTCTTAGCGCGATCGCGACACTCATTCGATCGCTCTGGGATGACGGACAAATTTATAGCCGACGAGATGAGGTGAAACGATGA
- a CDS encoding HNH endonuclease encodes MAINDFTRQSVRRRAKFLCEYCHSLERTSATPFTIDHLIPQSLGGSDAIDNLAYACQRCNFYRYNFITGIDPETNQEVPLFNPRTQDWEKHFIWTADGLRILGVTPIGRATCKRLDLNDDDHNQGFIQNSRQSWVEVGWHPPKDDPKLLS; translated from the coding sequence GTGGCAATCAACGACTTCACTCGACAATCTGTCCGGCGACGAGCCAAATTCCTCTGCGAATATTGCCACTCCCTAGAACGCACCAGCGCGACCCCATTCACGATCGATCATTTAATTCCTCAATCTTTAGGCGGTTCTGATGCGATCGATAACCTTGCCTATGCGTGTCAACGCTGTAACTTCTATCGCTACAACTTCATCACGGGTATTGATCCAGAAACCAATCAAGAAGTTCCTCTGTTTAATCCCAGAACTCAGGATTGGGAGAAGCATTTTATTTGGACTGCCGATGGCTTGAGAATCTTAGGAGTCACTCCGATAGGTCGAGCAACCTGTAAAAGACTTGATCTGAATGATGATGACCACAATCAGGGCTTTATTCAAAATTCTCGACAATCTTGGGTAGAAGTTGGATGGCATCCACCGAAAGACGATCCAAAGTTATTGTCTTGA
- a CDS encoding TIR domain-containing protein: protein MTSPLSLFYSYSHQDEDLRDRLETHLATLKRQNLIQQWHDRKILPGEKWAGKIDENLESAEIILLLISSDFIASAYCFELEMTRAIERHKAKEAIVIPIALRPADCTGLPFAEIQGLPKNFKPVTTWNNQDEAFLNIVTGIRAVVQHIQARKAVRSLKNPFEPLSGRVDDPMQFFGRDRELQRIFELLESRNSVAVIGDREIGKSSLLRAVYRDCQTRLGRVPIYLDLNSIESDEDFYEELCHQAGVATCQGARLKRSLSAKRLVLLLDEVEKMTWQGFTHGLRSQLRGLAEGADAPLRLVLAAGSSLDRLFPDGQDGMTSPLAGICLEERVGRWGDREMGEFVARRLRGLPIQFTSEEIERLIEESGGYPKRLMRGGYELFRQYQYR from the coding sequence ATGACTTCACCTCTTTCATTGTTTTATTCCTATTCTCATCAGGATGAGGATTTGCGCGATCGACTTGAGACGCATCTTGCAACGCTGAAGCGACAGAATTTGATTCAGCAGTGGCACGATCGTAAGATTTTGCCGGGTGAGAAATGGGCGGGAAAAATTGATGAAAATTTGGAGTCGGCAGAAATTATTTTGTTGCTGATTAGCTCTGACTTTATTGCGTCGGCCTATTGTTTTGAGTTGGAAATGACGCGGGCGATCGAGCGACATAAGGCAAAGGAAGCGATCGTAATTCCGATTGCGCTTCGTCCTGCGGATTGTACAGGGCTACCGTTTGCTGAGATTCAAGGATTGCCGAAGAATTTTAAGCCTGTAACGACTTGGAACAATCAGGATGAGGCGTTTTTGAATATCGTGACTGGAATTCGGGCAGTGGTTCAGCACATTCAGGCACGAAAAGCGGTGCGATCGCTGAAAAATCCGTTTGAGCCGCTGAGTGGCAGGGTCGATGATCCGATGCAGTTTTTTGGACGCGATCGTGAATTGCAGCGAATTTTTGAATTGTTGGAAAGTCGCAATAGTGTGGCGGTGATTGGCGATCGAGAAATTGGCAAATCGTCTTTGCTGCGGGCGGTTTATCGCGATTGTCAGACACGGTTGGGGCGAGTGCCGATTTATCTGGATTTGAATTCGATCGAGAGTGATGAAGATTTTTATGAGGAGTTGTGTCATCAAGCAGGGGTGGCGACTTGTCAGGGGGCGCGGCTGAAGCGATCGCTCTCTGCTAAGCGGTTGGTCTTGCTGCTGGATGAGGTGGAGAAGATGACGTGGCAGGGGTTTACGCATGGACTGCGATCGCAGTTGCGGGGATTAGCAGAGGGGGCGGATGCGCCGTTGCGGTTGGTGTTGGCGGCGGGGAGTTCGCTGGATCGGTTGTTTCCAGATGGGCAGGATGGGATGACTTCGCCGTTGGCGGGGATTTGTTTGGAGGAGAGAGTGGGGAGATGGGGAGATAGGGAGATGGGGGAATTTGTGGCAAGAAGGCTGCGGGGATTGCCGATTCAGTTTACGTCGGAGGAGATTGAGCGATTGATTGAGGAGAGTGGGGGGTATCCGAAACGGTTGATGCGGGGAGGGTACGAGTTATTTCGGCAGTATCAATACAGGTAG